The Nematostella vectensis chromosome 6, jaNemVect1.1, whole genome shotgun sequence region GCTGAAATGATagaaatcgttttcaaatatgtgcattttaatcttttttgtgtcttgaaaaggtatgaaaatcttaccacagggtacccgcaacACCAGATTTCTAGAAAAATTATTGCTCTGTATTAATGGATTCGCAAATGGTACCTTTGGGCACCGGTCTTAATATTGATTACCATCCTCTAGGCTATatttataccaagtttggtgcttttgtccgctGTGTATAGATAGCTCTTTTTGTGCGCTAAGCGACCCGACTAAGCATACGGGGGGGCATACATGTCAGACCCAAAAACTAAGGTTCTTCAAATAGTCAGGATAGACTGATTTGGACACGCAATATTTATAcctgaaaatcaaaattcaaAGTtctgttagataaattgctgTCAATTTTGTGTTGAATTCAATCGGAAATCATTGACATCACGATTTTATGTCGGAGGTATGTATAGTATATCATAAGCTCACCTCAAAACAGGCTCAAGGTCAGGAACGACTGCTAAATGGATAGGACTAGCTTGCAGTTGGGCCGTTCACCGGATGATTTTAAGAAACTCGCGCGGACAAACCACGCGCGGACAAACCACGCGCGGACAAACCACGCGcggacaaaacaaaacaaatttagTCGATTTTCAACTTTTAGATCAGTTTTATTATTCCCCAATACTTGTAAATAGGTCCTcatttaatatatatttattcatttttatctCTTATTAATTGTAAAATATTATGCAATTCAGCTTTTGGCTGCTATTTTAATATTGCCCTATAAACtaaactatctatctatctatgaCTCGATACATTTAATGTGCGGGGAAATCCCTGAATAACCACTGCTACCGGCTAATCTCCACCTGGTCAGCGGGGCATATCCAGGCGGCTCAAACATaaggacaaaaaaaacactaatggTCTAATGGTGGTGTCGTCCCCAGGCTTTGTGTGACAGCCCCTGTTGTCACGCTTTCTATAAGCTGTGATAGCGGCAATtcaaaagtgacgtcatcaacctACAATCAATCATCAGCCAATACAAGCCAGTAGATGATTCTAGTGTCGGAGATGGCATTTTTTGTTCCCTCATTATTTGTCCATTGACATTATTTGTACATCTTCACTCGCACTCggttttttcttacaatgatATCAATTGCCAAATATACATTTCTAGCGACAGACAATCAACCGACCATAACCACCATGAGGCATTCgaaacatcttttttttttctcacacaGCATTGTTTGACAACTATTTCCTTTACACTGGGAACAAGGAACATGAATCCAAACAAGaaagagaagagaaaaaaggGTTCATCGAGGCTGTCATGGCAACAGATGTGATGAAGCTCACCCATAACTATCTTGTGCACGAGAGACTTGTACCCAAAAGCCGGGTAAGATCATACACTGAGCATTAGGAAGCCGGGACCACACATTGTTTCCTACCCCTTACACCCACAGGAACCCAGAGACTGCGTAGGTGAAGGTAGTCTCCCTTGAGCATTGCGTgaccgacacaaagaacggctGCGCGGGAGACTAAGGGGTGGAAGAGAAAGTCTTCTCTTCTCTTCTCTACCACCGCTCCCCCTGGGTTCCCAAGCATGTACCCCTCATGGAGGTAACGCAAAAACTTGGATATTCCATGACACTAATACTGTTTATATTGGGTTTGTTCAAGAAGCAGCTGATCAAATTATGGTTTAATTTTTACCGTCGAAAAACTGCTGGCGACACTTCTGGCTTTGAGCAAGTAACACCTTTCGATACAtctcgtcatcaccatcattatcaccactgGCATCATCGTCATAATATTATTTCATCATCGCCATAATGATCATCAGTGTTATTAtcctatcatcatcattaccatcatcaccaccacgaccgtcatcatcaccagtacattaccataatcatcatcattattacaaCCATTAGCATCAGCACCACCATACACATATACAGTATCAAAGCCCATCATTTGAAGAggatttttacatttttttactaaGGAGAGATAAGACGTCGTTGGGGTATACATAACTGGGTTTGCTTTTATCGCGAGGAGAAGAAGGAGGCTGACTACGAGGGCTTCATATACGAAGCATCTATCACTCTCCATGACGTTTTTAACCTTTATGGTACGGGTACCCGGGTGaccttaaatttaaaaaaaagattaaccTCTTTGTTGGGTGCGATTCATATCAAGAGAATGAGTAGACAAGGTCAAATTGAAACAGTACTTTTTTACGGTCGCTTGTTAAGTATGTAGCATCTGGATTGTGTTCAGGTTTAAGAGCAGTAGAAGGTCTCGGAAGGAAGCATTGTGGTTCTTGGGGTCTCCTGTGGTTGATGATGTGACTCAACCTCCCCCACTCTCTCAACCACAGGAATTTCCGTAGATCCTTCACATATGGTTCACTAGTAATGGTAAGGGTTCGTTAGGGTTGGTGACACTATGGAGAACCATATATGAATGACATACCTAAATCCATAAATAGACCGCAAGGGACTATGCTGAGTTTCTGTAGTGATTTTTCCCCCTCGTAGCCCCGTATAGTGACAGCTCGGTTCAAGTACCGCACCGTCCAGAAGCCGATATCGGCGGTTTTTTCGTCGGAACAAGCCCAGAATTCGAACTGTCTCTCTACACCACGTGCTTCCTCAAGTACCCTAACGGAAAGTGTACCTGCCAAATGAACGGGAAAAGGGTCAAGATGATAACGTACAGGGACAGAAGAACGTCACTTGTTGCTACTGCCTACCCTGTGGTTTAGCACAGCCAAAACAAATCAAATCTTGCAATTGATGGCCATAACACAGACACCTAGACAGGGTTtgctagggggtggggggggactgggtgCAGTCAGAGatattatatggaaaaaggggAAAATTTTAAGATGTTCAATAAAAATTactcttttttgttgttgttgagttTGGTGCTTAGGAAGAAAAACAGATGCACGAGTTACTGCACATATATACCAGGTGATTTCCTTCTCTTACTATTTTCCTGGTTCTTTTTGCTTTAAATTCACAAGTATTATAGAACTtgacagccccccccccccccaccaccaccaccaatgATGGCCCTGTGATCTGCTGTTCACTCACATTCagtgcaaaattttaaatttaccATAATCTAGTGCttctgcataaattattccTACGATGTGATGACAATGCTGTATTTTAGTGCCAAAGCttagtaaaacaaaaatagaaacaTATTAGGTGGTAAAATATACTGAATGATATTTAATTTGctttagaatatgaaatttgaattcaGCACTCAGCAATTTTTTTCTGACACGTTAACTCATTGACAGCTGACTGATAGTGGAACCTTGTGTTCCATATACACCATTATAGTTGCACACTATACAGCCACATCAGAAGAAAAAATGCATGGGGGTGTTTTGTCCTTATTATACTAAAATTGCTATTCTTTGTGTGGGTTCCAGACCTACTCCCAAAATATCATGTTAAATTCACTCTTGCACTTTGATGATCTACCAAAACCAGGCTCAGTTTAATAATCTCAACTGATTTCATGCTAAAACACTCGAATAACAGTTCCCCTTATAAGCCATAGACATCTCAACATATTTCCATACAAGTCCATAGACAGGCTGCTGTTTCCCGATTTCATGTGTTTTGCCGCTCAGCCAATAGAAGCCAGGGGACGAGGCTATATCATGCCCCATCcagtattttgattttgatgttTTACAGTCCTGAATTTGGAATAGATATGAGGGCTTGAAGTCATCTTGAGCAGGAGGTTGGGGGTTTATTGGAGGCTTGTTGGGCTTTATAGAGCCTCTAATAAAATATTGAagtctttgtgtttttgtgtttagAACACAGTTGTTTAGAAGAGTACAATATTTAAGGCTCTCAAGGAATTTTCATAGTGTTAGATTTCAGCGAAGCATGCATTAGATGAATATTTCAAGGAAGCATGCATTAGATGACTATGTTTTACATCTTTGGTATGGATTTTCCACTTCTACGTCAATGTAAGTCCATTTTCGGCTACAACGGCATTCCACGCCACATTTCTCCGATCCACACGCCGAGCATGGGAAATGGCAACCTGGGCAATTCAAATCCTGGCAATCGCACACATCTTTGCCGTCTGAAAGACGAACTCCAGAGCGATCATGACGAGCCTGCTTGGACGGGGGAGTTCTTTTACGACGTTTAGTACCAGCTGCACCATTACGATCGGCCCTTCTCGAGGTGTGTTCTTTCTTTTGTAAAGTTTTCTCAACAAATTGATTAACTTTTCTCTGTTCTCGTCTGCTCCGATCTGGGTTAAAACCGCTTAGCTGTGGGCCTGGATTCCTAAACTGTAGGACTTTCAGCAGTTTCTCAGTTTTGTCGCCGTCAGAGCTTACAGATGCACTCCTACTGCATGTTGCTGCCGAGGGCTGTTGTTGCAAATCGAACAAAGTATTGGAACTTGTTTGTTGACAAACTAACTTTGTTTCAACCATTTGCACGCTTCCATTACAGCTTTCACTGTTTTCCACCATAATTCTTCCTTTTGAAGGACTTGGTgttcttctttttttaatatctagTAAAATGTTCAATAGTGTGGTCGACGGACCAAAATGTTCCACCAG contains the following coding sequences:
- the LOC5514984 gene encoding ARL14 effector protein-like yields the protein MVENSESCNGSVQMVETKLVCQQTSSNTLFDLQQQPSAATCSRSASVSSDGDKTEKLLKVLQFRNPGPQLSGFNPDRSRREQRKVNQFVEKTLQKKEHTSRRADRNGAAGTKRRKRTPPSKQARHDRSGVRLSDGKDVCDCQDLNCPGCHFPCSACGSEKCGVECRCSRKWTYIDVEVENPYQRCKT